The Paraburkholderia largidicola DNA segment TCTGGAGGGTTCTGCCTGATGAGTACGCAAGGTGTGTTACCGCGCCGGCCGTTGGGCGCGCTGAGACCATCCTCGACGATGCCGGGCCGGCTTGGCAAGATGGCGGCTCTGTCGGCTGCGATCGTGCTGTTTCTGGCGGCGCTTCCCATTCTGACGATGATCGCGATGTCGTTCAGCGCGGCCGATACGCTCGAATTTCCGCCGCAGGCGTACAGCTTGCGGTGGTACCGCGCGGCATGGCACACGTTCGTTTCGCCTGATGCCAGCGATGCGCTGTCGATGGGCGCGGCGCTCGGCACGAGCCTGCTCGTCGCCGTATCGACGATGATCATTGCGACGCTCGTATCCGTGCCCGCTGCGTACGCGTTGAGCCGCTACCGTTTTCGCGGTAAGCGGCTGGTCGAACAACTGGTCGCGCTGCCGCTCGTCTATCCGCTCGTCATGCTGGGACTGTCGTTGCTGCTGGTGTTCAACGTTCTGCCTGTCGAACTCGGCGTGTTCCGGCTGATCATCGCTCACGTGATTCTCGCGTTGCCGTTCACGGTGAAGAATTGCGCGGCTTCCGTTGCGTCGATCGGGCCGGAGTTCGAAGAGGCGGCATACGTGATGGGCGCGAGCCCGCGACGCGCGCTCGTCGATGTCGTGTTGCCGCTGATGCGGCCGGGCATTCTCGCTGGCATGCTGTTCGCGTTCATCATCTCGTTCAACGAATTCACGGTGACGTTCTTTCTATATGGCATCGACACGATGACACTGCCTGTATGGCTGTATAGCCGCACGGTGTCTTCACTCGATCCGACCGTGTTTTCGTTCGCGGTGTTCGTCGTCGCAATCGACTTTGCGCTGATCTGGCTGCTCGAAAAGCTGGTGGGCGACAAAGGGATCGCGCTGTGATCCCATTCATCGCGCCTTGCCGCGAAACGGACTGGAAACTGTCATGACTCATCTCACGCTGCAGGCCGTCACGAAACGCTTCGGTGCCGCGCAGGCGGTCGACAACGTCGACCTCGCCATTCCAGAAGGCAAGCTGGTGTGTTTTCTCGGCCCATCGGGTTGCGGCAAGACCACGCTGTTGCGGATGATCGCCGGGCTCGAACAGCCGACGTCGGGAGCGGTGATGTTCGCCGGTCGCGATATTACGCACCTGAGCGCGAACCGGCGTGATTTCGGCATGGTGTTCCAGTCGCTCGCACTGTTCCCGCATATGACCGTCGCGGAGAACATTGCGTATCCGCTCAAGTTGCGCAAGACGGGCAAGAGCGAGCAGGCGAAGCG contains these protein-coding regions:
- a CDS encoding ABC transporter permease — its product is MSTQGVLPRRPLGALRPSSTMPGRLGKMAALSAAIVLFLAALPILTMIAMSFSAADTLEFPPQAYSLRWYRAAWHTFVSPDASDALSMGAALGTSLLVAVSTMIIATLVSVPAAYALSRYRFRGKRLVEQLVALPLVYPLVMLGLSLLLVFNVLPVELGVFRLIIAHVILALPFTVKNCAASVASIGPEFEEAAYVMGASPRRALVDVVLPLMRPGILAGMLFAFIISFNEFTVTFFLYGIDTMTLPVWLYSRTVSSLDPTVFSFAVFVVAIDFALIWLLEKLVGDKGIAL